The proteins below come from a single Cottoperca gobio chromosome 11, fCotGob3.1, whole genome shotgun sequence genomic window:
- the tmem238a gene encoding transmembrane protein 238a — MGLCDGLSHCKLALAFAVLMDLLGGAALLVGVFAPLEIKGRDFGDLLVYTGALFVLMSLAGWVLWYSGNIEGLTSKKEVGHIGSAVDRLARNLSRKIRTYRYHR; from the exons ATGGGCCTGTGTGACGGCCTCTCTCACTGTAAACTGGCTCTGGCCTTTGCTGTGTTGATGGATTTACTGGGAGGAGCTGCTCTGCTGGTGGGAGTCTTTGCCCCTCTTGAGATCAAGGGACGGGATTTTGGAGACCTACTGGTCTATACAG GAGCTCTGTTCGTGCTGATGTCTCTGGCCGGATGGGTGTTGTGGTACAGCGGAAACATTGAGGGTCTGACGTCCAAGAAGGAGGTCGGACACATCGGCAGCGCCGTCGACCGGCTGGCTCGCAACCTCAGCCGCAAGATCCGCACGTACAGATACCACCGCTGA
- the LOC115015815 gene encoding visinin-like, with the protein MGNSKSGAVSKEILEDLKLNTKFSETEIAQWYENFKRQCPTGRISKEEFQSIYEKFFPESDAQTYSRHVFRSFDTNDDGTLDFKEYIIALHMTSTGKTTRKLEWAFSLFDVDKNGYITKSEVKEICTAIFKLIPKDELSGLADDENTAEKRADKLWKFFDKGENERVAEGEFIQGVLDNEDALRLIQYTPSK; encoded by the exons ATGGGTAACAGCAAGAGTGGCGCTGTGTCCAAGGAGATCCTGGAGGACCTGAAACTCAACACCAAGTTCTCAGAGACTGAGATTGCCCAGTGGTACGAAAACTTCAAGAGGCAGTGTCCAACAGGGCGCATCTCAAAAGAGGAGTTTCAGAGCATCTACGAAAAGTTCTTCCCAGAAAGTGACGCTCAAACATACTCCCGGCACGTCTTCCGCTCCTTCGACACAAACGACGATggcacactggatttcaaggaATACATCATCGCTCTCCACATGACATCAACAGGGAAGACCACCAGGAAACTGGAGTGGGCCTTCTCACTGTTCGATGTGGACAAGAACGGATACATCACCAAGTCAGAGGTCAAGGAAATCTGTACG GCAATTTTCAAGCTGATTCCTAAAGATGAACTGTCTGGTCTGGCTGATGACGAAAACACAGCTGAAAAGAGGGCAGATAAACTCTGGAAGTTCTTTGACAAGGGCGAAAATG AGCGAGTAGCAGAAGGAGAGTTTATCCAGGGTGTGTTGGACAATGAAGATGCTCTTCGTTTGATTCAGTATACGCCATCAAAGTAA